A single region of the Sorghum bicolor cultivar BTx623 chromosome 9, Sorghum_bicolor_NCBIv3, whole genome shotgun sequence genome encodes:
- the LOC8066744 gene encoding uncharacterized protein LOC8066744, translated as MGLAYYYHQRLVLLAVVAFLCAGLFPQALGKGHGGAVNPAVAGICSRTPFPEVCKSTAGRHASKYPVIDNLAVLNMQVEAFSKRTAQARQHVAKSARTIPPAQKQALTFCDTMYMNTQDTIGAAQRAITFKDTSTAKIMLQLAVQDFDSCDRPFTQAGIPNPMGKFDKELNQMANNCMTLANMI; from the coding sequence ATGGGGCTAGCCTACTACTACCACCAACGGCTCGTCCTCCTGGCCGTCGTGGCGTTCCTATGTGCTGGCCTCTTCCCGCAGGCATTAGGGAAGGGGCATGGCGGTGCTGTCAACCCGGCGGTTGCCGGCATCTGCTCTCGCACCCCATTCCCTGAGGTTTGCAAGTCCACAGCCGGGAGGCATGCGTCCAAGTACCCGGTCATCGACAACTTGGCCGTGCTCAACATGCAGGTGGAGGCGTTCTCCAAGCGCACTGCGCAGGCGCGGCAGCACGTCGCGAAGTCGGCCCGCACTATTCCACCGGCGCAGAAGCAGGCCCTTACATTCTGCGACACAATGTACATGAACACACAGGACACCATCGGTGCGGCGCAGCGGGCCATCACGTTCAAGGACACGAGCACCGCAAAAATCATGCTGCAGCTCGCCGTTCAGGACTTCGACTCGTGTGACCGTCCGTTCACCCAGGCTGGTATCCCCAACCCCATGGGGAAGTTCGATAAGGAACTAAACCAGATGGCCAACAACTGCATGACGCTTGCAAACATGATATGA